In a single window of the Drosophila subpulchrella strain 33 F10 #4 breed RU33 chromosome X, RU_Dsub_v1.1 Primary Assembly, whole genome shotgun sequence genome:
- the LOC119555914 gene encoding uncharacterized protein LOC119555914 isoform X3 has protein sequence MRRRSKSPIKENKNITSNIEIMGSVRESDQGTLVLDEISGEIRQEAAAEDKKEDSKSPSQGLKKDPDKENNSPNLSPNSEGVDDKATEKGEKNTDNKNTESDCSDNESKKDSPKTRNLEGSSTECVSKDEKRSPTSSESKSSAYTKESHRESAESVTNGDKKENPRHQETSYSQSSEGEEHRRSREVSNRGSAASREHRELSDRESAYSESSEGKRETPRRREESHRESSYSESSKRKEETPRRRKLSRRESSYSESCGGKEHRRSREVSIRDSAYSESSGRIKETPRRREGSHRESSYSESSKRKEETPRRRKLSRRASSYSESSVGKEHRRSREVSIRDSAHSESSGRIKETLRRREGSHRESSYSESSKRKEETPRRRELSRRESSYSVSIRDSAYSESSGRIKETLRRREGSHRESSYSESSKRKEETPRRRELSRRESSYSVSIRDSAYSESSGRIKETLRRREGSHRESSYSESSKRKEETPRRRKLSRRASSYSESSGGKEHRRSREVSIRDSAYSESSGRIKETPRRREGSHRESSYPDSSKRKEETPRRRELSRRESSYSVSIRDSAYSESFGRIKETPRRREGSHRESSYSESSKRKEETPRRRKLLRCASSYSESSGGKEHRRSREVSIRDSAYSESSGRIKETPRRREGSHRESSYSESSKRKEETPRRRKLSRRASSYSESSGGKEHRRSREVSIRDSAYSESSGRIKETPRRREGSHRESSYSESFKRKEETPRRRELSRRESSYSESSGREEHRRSREVSIRDSAYSREHWQVSDRQSAYSESSGRNKDTLRRREGSHRESSYSERSGGEKGRRSRKELHRESAYSESSKRKEETPRRREESHRESSYSESFGSKQETPRRRELSHREQAYHLGRNGPTSNGEQERGYKRKRDSSDGEEGQQQSRATASRALYSSTPSLVKQSPKNEEQIPRYRKESHGEQAYQQRHNGPTSNGEQERASKRRRDSSHGEEGQQQSRALALGALYSSTPCLVRPRNEEQIPRYRKVSHGEQAYQHRYNGSTSTVEQERASKRRRDSSDGEEGQQQSRATASRALYSSTPSLVKQTPKNEEQIPRYRKESHGEQAYQHRHNGPTSNGEQERASKRRRDSSDGEEGQQQSRALALGALYSSTPCLVRPRNEEQIPKYRKVSHGEQAYQHRYNGSTSTVEQERASKRRRDSSDGEEGQQQSRATASRALYSSTPFLVRQNAEDDQRSVSSSHTESDSEGDSEAERRASFDAETPRRRELSHREQAYHLRRNGPTSNGEQERGSERKRDSSDGKEGQQQSRALALGALYSSTPCLVRPRNEEQIPRYRKVSHGEQAYQHRYNGSTSTGEQERASKRRRDTKSDSGDVPEAELRARFDAVWQILGNRRLTPAISEEEQTFESESERDSFSDDYPQEVVQRVFRYIELPPLHRNGNESERVSAAAALRSTSLSPLSLPFSLKTVSLPDLFHHSPPRVFKRHKTLGDCPGSKNGNTSKGTFYELEKREDTETDDSETDDSENDDSENEEEDLNQDSPRKRDDTDTDSDSEGPPGALKTQQQQREDTETDDSENEEEDLNQDNPRKRDDTDTDSDSEGPPGALKTQQQPEEEAKEREGGDSRDSASGEDDQVPDCKEVGTVKDSPTKSDLEIVDVGNELASIAVNGTIPEKNISLDSELDLVTRGILNVNEAFGPAYLARRNLINTKQHQQQQQNEQSFSCEVVAPTVSEDLNIIYKPIPKLKEAGKLLDKELLEIDKENRQEQPQQLQEQQQENQEQLQQQQELQQMHLEQQLQQQHQQQQLQQQQQLRNLQQAQDLQQKQQLQQEQQQQQLQQQQQQQQEQQLQQQEQLNRLQQQQRLQQQQQLQQQQQLQQLQIVQERVRRQKELHRLQQDQVERERQSRQEEKQRRLELERNLEKRKEDYDRQLRLQREEHQNKLRQLTELRQRDLYKDRPSKPLPQRKPVLMQNEMVSIPVANLNGGLKAPSSGSGVGVVSSGGVVSSAVLANAPRVYLTPSSTFMANRQVSAGVAATGKIAGSVVGASSVNASAAGTVRYFSQFSKVQTAGGPSLQRKLANGDTIVLANGNKSLFLTSNSSSDKGAPSSVATNGNSLLTAKTELLEEEGMQPGTVIEEVDDDADEDESSHTVKSNGDQQPQDQPLALTTASNDGNASDDEPELDIVINNVVCSFSVGCHLKLREIALQGSNVEYRRENGMVTMKLRHPYTTASIWSSGRITCTGATSEAMAMVAARRYARCLGKLGFPTRFLNFRIVNVLGTCSMPWAIKIVNFSERHRENASYEPELHPGVTYKMRDPDPKATLKIFSTGSVTVTAASVSNVEAAIQHIYPLVFEFRKQRSPEELQHLRQKQRLQGGGDPAELEKQVISENKAASLDNIFINTTAAHSKPSANEQTPATAGILTSHIDSMQRLKQVQNFHQMMTMTQDERRHIPFQGEKVNSASTSAAAASASSSSASSGDNICANARRRATECWATKLQNKRPRYNDPGTTGPVNAQASSPALASYNAASSSSSTLASQAPHLRNNPLKTAALANVRMRGAKVPTGMVLKPGTRMAPIGGYLQQAQQQQQQQQQQQQQQQQQQLQQQQKMRLTNYSPSEFDVDDLIEEEESNELDMPY, from the exons GGGGAAATTCGCCAAGAAGCTGCAGCGGAGGACAAGAAAGAAGATTCAAAATCACCATCTCAAGGACTTAAAAAAGATCCGGATAAGGAAAATAATTCGCCGAATCTATCCCCAAATTCTGAAGGAGTAGATGATAAAgccaccgaaaagggcgagaAAAACACTGATAATAAAAATACAGAAAGCGATTGCAGCGATAACGAGTCAAAAAAAGATAGTCCAAAGACCAGAAACCTCGAAG GGAGTTCAACCGAATGTGTTAGTAAAGACGAGAAGCGGTCACCCACATCGTCTGAATCAAAATCCTCGGCTTATACTAAAGAATCGCACAGAGAATCGGCAGAATCCGTAACAAACGGAGacaaaaaagaaaaccccAGGCACCAAGAAACTTCCTATTCCCAGAGTTCCGAAGGCGAGGAACACCGCAGATCTAGGGAAGTATCAAACCGAGGATCGGCAGCTTCCAGGGAACACAGGGAACTATCAGACCGAGAATCGGCATATTCCGAAAGTTCCGAAGGCAAAAGAGAAACCCCCAGGCGCAGAGAAGAATCGCACCGAGAATCTTCATATTCCGAAAGTTCCAAGCGCAAAGAAGAAACCCCCAGGCGCAGAAAATTATCTCGCCGAGAATCTTCATATTCCGAGAGTTGCGGAGGCAAGGAACACCGCAGATCTAGGGAAGTGTCGATCCGAGATTCGGCATATTCCGAAAGTTCCGGACGCATAAAAGAAACCCCCAGGCGCAGGGAAGGATCGCACCGAGAATCTTCATATTCCGAAAGTTCCAAGCGCAAAGAAGAAACCCCCAGGCGCAGAAAATTATCACGCCGTGCATCTTCATATTCAGAGAGTTCCGTAGGCAAGGAACACCGCAGATCTAGGGAAGTGTCGATCCGAGATTCGGCACATTCCGAAAGTTCCGGACGCATAAAAGAAACCCTCAGGCGCAGGGAAGGATCGCACCGAGAATCTTCATATTCCGAAAGTTCCAAGCGCAAAGAAGAAACCCCCAggcgcagggaattatcacgcCGAGAATCTTCATATTCCGTGTCGATCCGAGATTCGGCATATTCCGAAAGTTCCGGACGCATAAAAGAAACCCTCAGGCGCAGGGAAGGATCGCACCGAGAATCTTCATATTCCGAAAGTTCCAAGCGCAAAGAAGAAACCCCCAggcgcagggaattatcacgcCGAGAATCTTCATATTCCGTGTCGATCCGAGATTCGGCATATTCCGAAAGTTCCGGACGCATAAAAGAAACCCTCAGGCGCAGGGAAGGATCGCACCGAGAATCTTCATATTCCGAAAGTTCCAAGCGCAAAGAAGAAACCCCCAGGCGCAGAAAATTATCACGCCGTGCATCTTCATATTCAGAGAGTTCCGGAGGCAAGGAACACCGCAGATCTAGGGAAGTGTCGATCCGAGATTCGGCATATTCCGAAAGTTCCGGACGCATAAAAGAAACCCCCAGGCGCAGGGAAGGATCGCACCGAGAATCTTCATATCCCGATAGTTCCAAGCGCAAAGAAGAAACCCCCAggcgcagggaattatcacgcCGAGAATCTTCATATTCCGTGTCGATCCGAGATTCGGCATATTCCGAAAGTTTCGGACGCATAAAAGAAACCCCCAGGCGCAGGGAAGGATCGCACCGAGAATCTTCATATTCCGAAAGTTCCAAGCGCAAAGAAGAAACCCCCAGGCGCAGAAAATTATTACGCTGTGCATCTTCATATTCAGAGAGTTCCGGAGGCAAGGAACACCGCAGATCTAGGGAAGTGTCGATCCGAGATTCGGCATATTCCGAAAGTTCCGGACGCATAAAAGAAACCCCCAGGCGCAGGGAAGGATCGCACCGAGAATCTTCATATTCCGAAAGTTCCAAGCGCAAAGAAGAAACCCCCAGGCGCAGAAAATTATCACGCCGTGCATCTTCATATTCAGAGAGTTCCGGAGGCAAGGAACACCGCAGATCTAGGGAAGTGTCGATCCGAGATTCGGCATATTCCGAAAGTTCCGGACGCATAAAAGAAACCCCCAGGCGCAGGGAAGGATCGCACCGAGAATCTTCATATTCCGAAAGTTTCAAGCGCAAAGAAGAAACCCCCAggcgcagggaattatcacgcCGAGAATCTTCATATTCCGAGAGTTCCGGACGCGAGGAACACCGCAGATCTAGGGAAGTGTCGATCCGAGATTCGGCATATTCCAGGGAACACTGGCAAGTATCAGACCGACAATCGGCATATTCCGAAAGTTCCGGACGCAATAAAGATACCCTCAGGCGCAGGGAAGGATCGCACCGAGAATCTTCATATTCTGAGAGATCCGGAGGCGAGAAAGGCCGCAGATCTAGAAAAGAATTGCACCGAGAATCGGCTTATTCCGAAAGTTCCAAGCGCAAAGAAGAAACCCCCAGGCGCAGAGAAGAATCGCACCGAGAATCTTCATATTCCGAAAGTTTCGGAAGCAAACAGGAAACCCCCAGGCGCAGGGAGTTATCGCACCGCGAACAGGCGTACCATCTCGGACGTAACGGACCCACATCGAACGGTGAACAAGAAAGGGGTTATAAGCGGAAACGTGATTCTTCAGACGGCGAAGAAGGGCAGCAACAGTCTCGAGCTACAGCATCGCGTGCTTTATATTCTTCAACACCATCCTTGGTGAAACAAAGCCCAAAAAACGAGGAACAGATCCCCAGATATAGAAAAGAGTCACACGGCGAACAGGCATACCAGCAGAGACATAACGGACCCACATCGAACGGTGAACAAGAAAGGGCCTCTAAGCGGAGACGTGATTCTTCACACGGCGAAGAAGGGCAGCAACAGTCTCGAGCTTTAGCCTTAGGTGCTTTATATTCTTCAACACCTTGCTTGGTGAGACCGAGAAACGAGGAACAGATCCCCAGATATAGAAAAGTGTCACACGGCGAACAGGCATACCAGCACAGATATAACGGATCCACATCGACCGTTGAACAAGAAAGGGCCTCTAAACGGAGACGTGATTCTTCAGACGGCGAAGAAGGGCAGCAACAGTCTCGAGCTACAGCTTCACGTGCGTTATATTCTTCAACACCATCCTTGGTGAAACAAACCCCAAAAAACGAGGAACAGATCCCCAGATATAGAAAAGAGTCACACGGCGAACAGGCATACCAGCACAGACATAACGGACCCACATCGAACGGTGAACAAGAAAGGGCCTCTAAACGGAGACGTGATTCTTCAGACGGCGAAGAAGGGCAGCAACAGTCTCGAGCTTTAGCCTTAGGTGCTTTATATTCTTCAACACCTTGCTTGGTGAGACCGAGAAACGAGGAACAGATCCCCAAATATAGAAAAGTGTCACACGGCGAACAGGCATACCAGCACAGATATAACGGATCCACATCGACCGTTGAACAAGAAAGGGCCTCTAAGCGGAGACGTGATTCTTCAGACGGCGAAGAAGGGCAGCAACAGTCTCGAGCTACAGCTTCACGTGCGTTATATTCTTCAACACCTTTCTTGGTGAGACAAAACGCGGAAGACGATCAGCGGTCCGTATCTTCATCCCACACAGAGTCTGATTCAGAAGGCGATTCGGAAGCCGAACGCAGAGCAAGCTTCGACGCGGAAACCCCCAGGCGCAGGGAGTTATCGCACCGCGAACAGGCGTACCATCTCAGACGTAACGGACCCACATCGAACGGTGAACAAGAAAGGGGTTCTGAGCGGAAACGTGATTCTTCAGACGGCAAAGAAGGGCAGCAACAGTCTCGAGCTTTAGCCTTAGGTGCTTTATATTCTTCAACACCTTGCTTGGTGAGACCGAGAAACGAGGAACAGATCCCCAGATATAGAAAAGTGTCACACGGCGAACAGGCATACCAGCACAGATATAACGGATCCAC ATCGACCGGTGAACAAGAAAGGGCCTCTAAGCGGAGACGTGACACAAAATCTGATTCAGGAGACGTTCCGGAAGCCGAACTCAGAGCAAGATTCGACGCGGTGTGGCAAATATTAGGCAATCGCCGTTTAACACCAGCGATAAGTGAAGAAgagcagacatttgaaagcgAGAGCGAGCGGGATTCATTCTCGGACGACTATCCGCAAGAAGTGGTGCAAAGAGTCTTCAGATATATTGAATTACCGCCCTTGCACCGCAACGGTAACGAAAGCGAACGCGTGTCGGCGGCGGCAGCTTTACGTTCAACTTCACTCTCACCTTTATCTTTACCTTTCTCTTTAAAAACAGTTTCACTTCCGGATTTATTTCATCATTCACCTCCACGTGTATTTAAACGACATAAAACTCTAGGAGATTGTCCGGGGTCTAAAAACGGCAATACTTCAAAAGGAACATTTTATGAATTAGAGAAACGTGAAGATACAGAGACCGACGATTCGGAGACCGACGATTCGGAGAACGACGATTCGGAGAACGAGGAGGAAGACCTAAATCAGGATAGCCCAAGGAAACGCGACGATACCGATACTGATTCAGATTCAGAAGGACCTCCCGGAGCTTTAAAgacacagcaacaacaacgtgAAGATACAGAGACCGACGATTCGGAGAACGAGGAGGAAGACCTAAATCAGGACAACCCAAGGAAACGCGACGATACCGATACTGACTCAGATTCAGAAGGACCTCCCGGAGCTTTAAAGACACAGCAACAACCAGAGGAGGAAGCAAAAGAACGTGAAGGTGGAGACAGCCGAGACTCGGCTTCTGGCGAGGACGATCAGGTTCCGGATTGTAAGGAGGTGGGAACTGTAAAGGATAGCCCAACAAAGTCTGACCTTGAAATAGTTGATGTTGGCAATGAACTGGCATCAATAGCGGTCAACGGAACTATTCCCGAGAAGAATATTTCGCTAGACTCGGAACTTGACTTAGTAACCCGAGGAATCCTAAATGTCAATGAAGCGTTCGGGCCGGCATATTTAGCACGTCGCAACTTGATTAATACaaagcaacatcagcaacaacagcaaaacgAACAAAGTTTTTCGTGTGAGGTAGTAGCTCCAACTGTTTCTGAAGATTTGAACATAATATATAAGCCGATCCCTAAACTAAAGGAAGCAGGCAAGCTGTTAGATAAAGAACTGCTCGAGATCGATAAAGAGAATCGGCAGGAGCAACCGCAGCAACTGCAGGAACAGCAGCAAGAGAATCAGGAGCAACTTCAGCAACAGCAGGAACTGCAGCAAATGCATCTCGAGCAACAACTCCAGCAACAGCATCAACAGCAACAActccagcaacagcaacaactgcGAAATCTGCAGCAAGCGCAGGATCTGCAACAAaagcagcaactgcagcaagagcaacaacagcagcaactgcagcaacagcaacaacagcagcaagagcaacaactgcagcagcaggaACAGCTGAATCGcctgcagcaacagcaacgactccagcaacaacagcaactgcagcaacagcagcaactccAGCAACTGCAGATTGTCCAGGAAAGAGTGCGCCGGCAGAAGGAGCTGCACCGTTTGCAACAAGACCAAGTAGAGCGGGAGCGTCAATCTCGCCAGGAAGAGAAGCAGAGGCGCCTGGAACTGGAACGAAACTTGGAGAAGCGTAAGGAGGACTACGATCGCCAGTTGCGCCTGCAGCGCGAGGAGCATCAGAACAAGTTAAGGCAGTTGACGGAACTTAGGCAGCGGGACCTGTACAAGGATCGGCCTAGTAAGCCACTGCCGCAGCGCAAGCCAGTGCTCATGCAAAACGAAATGGTCAGCATCCCGGTGGCCAACTTAAACGGCGGCCTTAAGGCGCCCAGCAGCGGTTCTGGAGTGGGTGTGGTGTCATCCGGCGGCGTCGTCTCCTCGGCGGTGCTGGCCAATGCCCCCCGTGTTTACCTAACGCCTTCGTCTACATTTATGGCCAATCGTCAGGTTTCGGCGGGCGTGGCGGCCACCGGAAAGATAGCCGGATCGGTTGTTGGCGCTTCATCTGTCAATGCGTCAGCCGCCGGTACTGTTCGCTACTTTTCACAATTTAGCAAAGTGCAAACGGCCGGTGGACCCAGTCTGCAGAGAAAACTGGCCAACGGGGACACCATTGTGCTGGCGAACGGCAACAAGAGTTTGTTCCtcaccagcaacagcagcagcgacAAGGGTGCGCCCTCGAGCGTCGCCACCAATGGCAATAGCTTGCTAACGGCCAAAACGGAGCTCTTGGAGGAGGAGGGCATGCAGCCGGGAACTGTGATCGAGGAGGTGGACGATGACGCAGATGAGGATGAGAGCAGTCACACTGTCAAATCCAATGGGGATCAGCAGCCGCAGGATCAGCCCTTGGCACTGACAACCGCGTCCAACGACGGCAACGCCTCCGACGATGAGCCCGAGCTGGATATTGTGATCAACAATGTGGTCTGCTCGTTTAGCGTGGGCTGCCATCTGAAGCTGCGGGAGATTGCCCTGCAGGGCTCAAATGTGGAGTACCGTCGCGAGAACGGAATGGTTACCATGAAGCTGCGTCATCCGTATACGACGGCCTCGATTTGGTCTTCGGGAAGGATCACCTGTACTGGTGCCACCTCGGAGGCAATG GCTATGGTTGCAGCTCGTCGCTATGCAAGGTGCCTGGGCAAGCTTGGATTTCCCACTCGTTTCCTGAATTTCCGCATCGTCAACGTGCTGGGCACCTGTAGCATGCCGTGGGCCATCAAGATCGTCAACTTTTCGGAACGTCACCGGGAAAACGCCAGCTACGAGCCGGAGTTGCATCCCGGTGTGACCTACAAGATGCGCGATCCCGACCCAAAGGCCACCCTCAAGATCTTCTCCACCGGCAGCGTTACCGTCACGG CGGCCAGCGTTAGCAATGTGGAAGCGGCTATCCAGCATATTTATCCCCTCGTCTTTGAGTTCCGCAAGCAGCGTTCGCCGGAGGAGCTGCAGCACCTGCGTCAGAAGCAACGCCTGCAGGGCGGCGGCGATCCGGCTGAATTGGAGAAGCAGGTCATCTCTGAGAACAAGGCGGCGAGCCTggataatatttttattaacacAACGGCGGCGCACTCGAAGCCATCGGCGAATGAGCAAACGCCAGCCACCGCGGGCATCTTGACCAGCCACATTGACAGTATGCAGCGCCTGAAGCAGGTCCAGAACTTCCACCAAATGATGACGATGACGCAAGATGAGCGCCGTCACATACCCTTCCAGGGGGAGAAGGTCAACTCGGCCTCGACCTCGGCGGCGGCAGCATCTGCCTCCTCGTCCTCTGCCTCGTCGGGGGATAATATCTGTGCCAATGCCCGTCGCCGGGCCACCGAATGCTGGGCCACCAAGCTTCAGAATAAGCGGCCGCGTTACAATGATCCCGGCACCACGGGACCCGTTAATGCCCAGGCATCTTCCCCAGCTTTAGCCTCATACAATGCTGCCTCCTCTTCATCATCAACCCTGGCCTCTCAGGCGCCACACCTGCGTAATAATCCCCTCAAGACGGCCGCCCTGGCCAATGTCCGTATGCGCGGCGCCAAGGTGCCAACGGGCATGGTGCTCAAACCGGGCACACGGATGGCGCCTATCGGTGGATACCTGCAACAGgcacagcaacagcagcaacagcagcaacagcagcagcagcagcagcagcagcagcagctgcaacagcagcagaagaTGCGCCTGACCAACTACTCGCCCAGCGAGTTCGATGTGGATGACctgatcgaggaggaggagaGCAACGAGTTGGACATGCCGTATTGA